The stretch of DNA TCCATTTCAAGAAAAGCTTTACATATGGAACATCCCAAACACTGTGGTTTAGAGAAGGCCACTGTTGCATGAGACCTCTCCATTCACCTTGGAGTTCCTATGTGTGCTTTCTGATTCTACTCTGTTTTACTTTTATAGTATGGGGAATGTTTTTGCAATGATCAACACGGTACTTGGAGGAACATAAGTTAGTAAAGAAAATATGGCCGAAGAAGCATAAATGGAAGCAAAGTtctttgttttgcaaaacaacaGGATACTGGGGGCGGGGAAGAATAACAATAATCATGCCAGCTAAAAACATGGTATAAGTATAAATGTAAAGTAGATTTTCACAAGATTCAGTGCCAATTTTCAAATTCATCATATGGAaattcacaaaaatagcataccGGTAGTCATGAGTCTAGTAAAAGAAGTTATGGTGCATGCTTTCTCCCTTTACAAACAAATGTTTTGGAATGAtttctaggcagagggccttcttggtggtggcacccaccctgtggaatgccctcccaccagatgtcaaggaaatgaacaattatctgacttttagaagacatctgaaggcagacctgtttagggaagtttttaatgtttgaagttttattttgtttaatattctgttggaagccgcccagagtcatagatgccaagtctcccgtttttcgtgggaaacccccgtattttaaaccgtttcccgctggcagtccggattggaaaaaaatcccataaatcccccggatttcctacctgccagcgAGGCTCCATTtttggtgccggcgctgcccaatttccggtgcccagacatgggtagcgcagcaccggaagtcgcatctacacatgtccggacatgcatagaagcgacttccggtgctgctccgcccatgcctgggcaccggaaatcgggcaaagcggcactggaagttgcttctactcatgtccggacatgtgtagaagcaacttccagtgccgcgctacccatgtctgggcaccagaaatcaggcagcgccggcaccagaagttgcttctatgcatgtccagacatgcgtagaagcgtcttctggtgccgcaccgctgctgatcccgcatttttcagcgggagaatTGGCAGCcatgcccagagttgctggggaataaataagttcttcttcttcttcttcttcttcttcttcttcttcttcttcttcttcttcttcttcttctaaattttCTATTTCAGAGGAAGTTAAAAATCCCAGCAGGAACATTCCATTGACTGTGATGACAACACTTCCTTCAATAACTGTGTTTTACTTGCTTGTGAACATTTCATACCTGACAGTTCTCACACCAAAGGAAATTGTCTCCTCAGGTAGGCTGATTGGTTTGAATTTTTTATTCAAGAACTGATCATAGATATAATACATATTCAGTAGATAATAGAGAAAATCAGAgttatgtttgtgtgtttaacTGAAGCCCCATTTGGTGATTTTTGGAAGTGCATTTTAAATTGTCAGTTTTTTTAGCCTATCCCGATCAGGCGTAAGGGATGAAGAATGAAACCAAATAAGCGATCGTTCAAGACTAGTTATGCTACAATGTGAAGGTAGCATGCTAGCCTGTTACTGATTTTAAAATTATAACTAATATAAAATAATTTCCCTTTGCCTTGGGATGAGACtcaaatcccattgaaatttatGGATGAATTTCTCTTCCAAGTGATGATGCATGGTttgttgtaaaaaaagaaaagaaagacataaATTCAATGTGACCAGCATTATTACTGATTGCTGTAGGTATGCTATCTTGTTTCTGGGAATACAGATGAAATAATTACAACACACTTCAGTaacaaggtggtgtgtgtgtgtgtgtgtgtgtgtgtatatgtgtgtgtgtgtgtgtgtgtgtgtgtgtgcgtgcaataaatgcacacataattTTGGCTAATGCCACACCTCTTATGGCAACAGAAAGTACACAATTTGAAATACTGCTTTCTGTGGAGCTATTAAAGGGTAGCCTACATGATAGCCTGGTGCAGTACCTCCAACTGCTAGCGTTTTAAATGGTCTGGCGGCCACTGAAACATGGGACTAAATTTGATGATCCAGGACAGCTGTAACCAGGAGTCTGCTAAGGATGTCAATGTTTCCTTGCAGTCGCTGTAGCAGTCACTTGGGCCGACAGGGTGATCCCTTCAGTTGCCTGGATAATTCCTGCATCTGTAGCCATCTCCATATTTGGCGCCCTCAACAGCAGTGTATTTACACTCGGACGATTGACCTATTCTGGAAGCCAATCCGGACATTTGCCCACCATAGTATCCATGCTCAATGTCCACCACTGGACCCCAGCGCCAGCCATGATTTTCTCAACTGTCGTGGCCTCCATTTTTATTATCCCATCGGACCTAATTGCTTTAACCAATTATTTTGGCTTCTCCGTTTGGCTGATGATTGGATTAACTTGCACTAGCCTGATTGTCCTCCGCTACCGAGAGCCGAATCTACACAGGCCGTACAAggtaaaaagaaatttaaatacCTAATTAATTGCCGTATAAATAACATGCGAGTCTTGCAAGCTTTGAGCTATGGACACTGTAAGCTCAACCCCATTGATACTAGATGGGACATACGATATGTACATTAGAAATTGCCTTATGCTTAGACAGAAGATTGTTCCATCTTGTCTATAttgtatacactgactggcaacaaatCTTTTGGAGGGCCAGGCAGAGGTTTTCTACATAAACCTTTATATAAACCTATATATATTATGAGGTGATCCTACTGAGTGAAAAGCATGCAATTATAGgacagaattctttttttaaccttGCCAAAAGACCACATCTTGGTATGGTCCAGAATCACATTTTGCCATTTTGGatagaattgtttttaaaaggtagATCTACACTGCCATCTTAGCTGcgtctattcagaaataagtcctgctgaattcaatggggcttgaatTCAGGTAAGGGgaggttagaattgcagccttgctTGCACTTaggtgtatattaggggaaaagaaaatgtgtttgaAATATAGGGGTGGACCCTAAGCAGTGATGCTGTGCACATATGGAAAATGGCAGGGGGACCTATACTGAAAGGGAGACAGGCATTTTACTCGGCTACGGCTGCAGAATCAAAGGCAAATTCTGAAAGTGCAATACCAAACGAGTGAGCCACAATGCAAGGATAGGTCCAGACAGGACCACTTTGCATCGAGAAAATGGCTGAACAGTTATTTATACCATCCCCAGTGACTGTAAGAAGATCACTCAGTACTCAGGAAGTCTGGAGGAAATCTCTTGCATAATGCAGCTCTGGAGAGATTCTGCCTGGGGCAATTTCAGTTCTTACCCACCTGTCCCCCAAAATAGTTGGTTGGCAGCACAAGCATCATCTCTGCTCAGAATATGAaacctattttatttttctgcagtccccccccccatgcttgttCACATATCTGACATTTGCTTTCCCAAACACTGTTTCTGTTTTGCAGGTTTTCTTACCCGTCGCTTTCGGGATGGTGGCGATTTCACTGTTCTTAGTTTTAGCTCCTATAGTCTGGTCTCCAAAGGTGCAGTACATTTACGCTTCCATTTTTATGCTTGGGGGTCTCCTCTTATATGTGCCTtttgtccattttaaaattcattttgcgtTTATTGACAAAATCACTTGCTACCTGCAGCTGTTGCTGGAGGTATCACCTCCTCATTATAAATCTGAGTAAAGGCAAAGTTTCATACTTGgctgcctttttttgggggggggggtgaagaacGTGGCTTGGATCTAGAATAGCACTAATGGAATATTGCTTCCTATAGCCTTCTttccaagggggtgggggagacagttGGTTTTAATGCAGACCCACCTAATTTGCATTTCTTGAAACAATGCGCAAACTAAAATGCAACTCACTGTTGAAATTTAAACTTctgattttgcaatgctgttctccaacccaaagaaatgtgtacaaaaaatgtatattaggggaaattatgCAGAAAAATCATACCTTCCAACAGCTTGTGTCCCAAAACTGGGACGCATGTCTTCCCACCTGCGCTCCCAGGTGAGTCAAATGATCCGCATGAGATCATGGAGCCCAAAATACATGCTTTCTTTCGGGAGAGATCTTGCTGTGGAATCTCCCGAGATCAAGGCGcccaaatggctgctgtgctcCCATGCAAGAAAATTGGATGGTACATTTTTTTCCCTAGAATACAGAGACACCGCTCTAGCCCTCCTTAACTCCCGCCTCCTCATCCGAGAAGTCACTGGGCTCCGCAAGGGCGAACCAAGGTGCTCTCTCACTCGATCACGTTTTACACAAAACTTAATCTGGTAGTTCACTGCCACCACTGAGCTACTCGAAAGTAACACAGACAAAATATTCTTGGTAGGGTCGAGCAGCCAGGTACCAGAATTAGCTTTGGAGTCGAAAATATTCAAAACTCACGACAAATTGTCCCTTTTAGAATTTATTAAAGAACAAGGGATAAGTAATAAACCACAAAGTTACAGTTCTCAGCAAAAGGTTACAAAATAGaacataaaaacattataaagtcTCACTAACTTACACATATGTAGCAAAAAGAACAAAGTCTAAATGCATTTCTCTCCGGCAAGGATTTTGACGAGCACATTATGATATCCACTCCAGGATAATGGCATAGAGCAACTTAACATTTTCCACCATCCCATATTTAAACAAAATTATACCACGAGGGGTCTCGAGAACTGACCAGTTAAAACAAAGGTGTAGATGTGAACTGGCCAATCATCAATTAATACACATCGATCTTTCAGCTGTCACGTACCAAACCAGCTGCCCCAAATTTAATACTTAAAAGCTGGAGGTTAGGGAAACTCCCCAAATAGTTCTCAAGCCCCTCTCTTGCACGTCTGGAGACACTAAGCCAATTAGGCAGATAACCCTCTGtgatcttaggtaaaggtaaagggacccctgaccattaggtccagtcgtgaccgactctagggttgtggtgctcatctcacattattggccgagggagccggcgtacagtttccaggtcatgatCTTACCACTTCTCAAATAAACATCCCGTTTCCAGCTGCAACAGACTTCACATTAACGTATAAATCAGTTGTGGGTAAACACAGTCAGGAGGCAATTCAACTAACAAAGCATTCCATCTAAAGGGCAAAAAGGCATCTTCCCATGAGAGCTGGGGtttaacaactcccagcaccctttctGGTGCTCCCAGAGTGCACCACGATGAACCAAGGTATAAGATTTTCATACACAAAGTTATCTATTTCACTACAGATATATTCATGAGACtaacacaaaaaaatgcattgtattagagtAAATTGGATAcagaaatatgtatattaggagaaatgcatattaaatgcagatgaatttttcgggaggacttaaaaataataatcacaaactgatttgTAAATATGGTGAACTGAAcataagatttgaaaaatgagaaacagagagaaactaaaactgacagatttgtcagTCTGTATTTCTCCCTGCTTCTCCCTGGATCACCAACTCAAAGCACAAGTGGGAGGAAGGGTACACAATCCCCATTGTGCGAGCGTTTTTCTGCACCCCACCCAATGTTTCTTAAGGTTACAAGTTAGTAACCTTTAACCTGGTTAAAGGACTCTGTATTTGAAAGCAGCTCAATGCCCCTCTTTTGTTGCTtgcattttaaactttatttcaaaagaaaaaaaatccaatttactgGCTGAAGATTATTGTTCCTAGTAACCCAAACTTGTGTTAAACTGTGAAGCATTGCGTTTTAATGCTAATGGGACATTAGGTGAAGGGCaggaattaataataatgttaatgaATGGAATAATGTTTAAGTGTAACATATTTCAGATGGTTTTTTATTGTAATCGTTTTGAGAaggttttagaatgtttttgcttttgttttctaatgGTATATCTGTTTGCTGTTCTGGGCTCCTGGGTGagatataaaatcaataaataataatgagaaaAACTCTTGGGATATCTTTTTTAAGAGCACATTCtagtatgttttgtttttcaaacaattaaaataaaaactaaacatAGTAATTGTTTGTCAAGTCGAATAGAGAGAAGATACAACTTCTTTAAAAGGGCAATGCCCTAACTATTATCTATTTTAAGGTTGTTATTCATTaggtcgtcttcttctttggcgatcactcatagctgagtaagattgtcttccatgaacacggttttaatagcgagtccataagtgactgtggagatcaattctggatccacacgtccttccacagtggggacattggtttctgggtgggagttgatcctggtgagggtttgccaaacgtgccttcctcttggcacgatTCTCCCTTTCATCCAGAGTTCGagagtcttcaaagtccatggcatTTTTTTACATTGATTCcgtaaatacaacataaatggttcccagtcttttttttAAGGTCTCTATTGTCTTTATCTCTAAGTCTTTCAGTTAACatcgccatttcagcatattccattagtttttcTTGCCACTGTTCTTCAGTTGGTATTTCGTTGCTTGCAAAACCTTGTACACATATCCTGTTTGGATACTTCACCTCTGTTTTTGCACCAGAACAAATTATCCAATAATCTATTTTAATGCTTTGGTTATAGAAAACAGATGGGTGTCTTGAGTTCATATGTTTGGACCAGTCTGAGAGTTGCTGCCATGGAAAACTGAGCACAAATCATGCGTGTTCATGGACCTGTATATTGTGGCTCTTGCAGATGTTTTGTGTCTGCACCTACCGTAAGTGGTTCACTTGAGATTGGGAGTGTCAATAGCTAACCCAAAGTTCCATTTCACAAAACAGGTAGCAGCATTAGGCTGCGGTGCTATATGTGCATGGACCTGGATGTGCTTTGCACAAAGTGTGAGATTTCACTAGAAATGCAGCGCTGTTACAACAGCGGGATGGGCAGTTTTCCCTGAGCAAATAATTGGGTTTGGGACGCCAGGCTTATTTGTAGTTAAGGAGTGCCTAGCGATACGTCCAGCAGATGGCACCACACAAACAATATCTGACCTGAAGTAGCAGGTACCGGTAGATTATGCAGAACGCAAGAGAAACAGCAGCGACtcgtgattattatttttgcaaggtAAAAATGTAGATTAATCATTTTCTAGGTCAGGAACTTAAAATCTATTCTGTCCGTGCCCTGCTTTTGAAACTTTTATGAGCAACTCAGGACCACTTGACTTTAAAAAGGATATTATTATCCCAAAGAATGTAAACATTGAATAATAATTCAGATatagatgacacacacacacacacacacacactgtattcaGAGTCCCCAAGAATCTGTCAGAAGACTACAGTGCCATTGCCACCCCGGCAAGATGTTACTGCCTCAAGGTCTGAAGGTACAAGGCCACCACTtgactgaagctaagcaggtctgggttgGGTTAGTGCCTGGGTGGGGGACCACCTGAGAGCCATATGCATGCCACACTGCCTTTGGCTCCCTGACAATACATCATATCCCTGTAGGTCAAGGCCAACATAGATGGTCCACTTGGGGCAAGCTGCAGTGACAGGAGGATGTTGTTAGAAAGCCCTTAGATTTTCTACTGGGTCCCTAGGAGACGGAAAGTGCCTGGAAAGCCACTGTGTCTTAGTTGCCTGGCTACTTCTGCATCTGAATTGAAGGTAGCCAGAGCGCACAGCTCCTTCATTCTGTGGCAGGTAAATACAGGGAACCGTGTGTGGCATCATGCTTGCATCGCCCTGTAGGGGCCGCAGAAACCATCCTACTCTTGGGGTCTCCTCTCCTCCGAGACAGTTGTGACACTGTACACTGGCACCAACTCAGTGGGcacttttaattggtttttaaccATCATGAACAGCAgttacattttttgggggtagtgggggaactaaaaaaaaaaactacatgcACAAGCCTCATTAAATTCCTTCAAAATACAGGAAGACGAAAGGGAAACATCAAAATTAATGGAACACTGCATGGCAGACAAATTACAATACCCCTGGGAGCATTCAAATGGGTACTTGATGATGGGTAATAAAGAACCATAGCAGTACTGTAAATGGCAATATCCATTATATAAGCGATCATCGCAACTCTGTCAGAATGATCGAAAACAATAATGTTATTTTAGCAAACTGCCTGATCAGGCTGATATCGTGTAAGTTTAATGAAATGCAAACTGCAACAGACCAGAAGATGAACTGGTTCAGAACAGCAAATTCATCCCAACCCATAAATCCATATCAGATCAGTAGTAAAGCAGATCTTAATAAATCCTAGAGTTACCCACTGGCCGCAAGATTTGCTGGACTCAATATTTGCCAACTTAGGCATGTGAAAACTTCACCAGAATCACCCACCCACCTTGTGATTAGGCTGCAAACACAGCTTATGCGTGCCTCTGATAAATACTTTCCCACCTCCCGTCCACACAATACGGTTTGTTACAGCACAGTTTTAATCTGAACTAGCACTTTTAAAAGAATGCATAAAAAGTGACCTCCATTCATACCAAGGACATCACGCTTCATTGTATTTTTTCTAGTCTTCCAATTAAAATACCAATTAAAATATTTGGCCAGGATAACCTTAGCAGATGCCTAAGAGTCGGAAATTCTGATTCAATGTAAGGCTGTAGCACAGCAGTGATAGACCTTTCTCCACCAAGAACTCAAATGCTGAATAAATGTAGTCCCATTACAATAAGCATTTCTTTTGAGCATTTGAAAATGTAGCTACCGGTAATTCCTCTATGGGGAAGCTGGGCATAAACTTGAGTTGTTCAATTTGTGACCTCTTGAGCCTTGTTGCTGAT from Zootoca vivipara chromosome 8, rZooViv1.1, whole genome shotgun sequence encodes:
- the SLC7A13 gene encoding solute carrier family 7 member 13, encoding MGNDGCDQVNEENKSQNGEMQLKRTIGYFEGASFIVGTIVGAGIFVSPTGVLKYSLLNVGVALIIWTACGIVSLMGALCYAELGTALPFSGGEYSHIKRALGSPLAFIFLWTAVFNKPASNAARALLFAEYATKPFYGECPVPDVLKKCLALAVLWCLGILNGRSVKMAAWVQTVFTVLKMMALSVIAVGGIVLLIRGRKENVARFENAFGSEIPDAAQVAEAFYQGLYAYGGWWSLNYLSEEVKNPSRNIPLTVMTTLPSITVFYLLVNISYLTVLTPKEIVSSVAVAVTWADRVIPSVAWIIPASVAISIFGALNSSVFTLGRLTYSGSQSGHLPTIVSMLNVHHWTPAPAMIFSTVVASIFIIPSDLIALTNYFGFSVWLMIGLTCTSLIVLRYREPNLHRPYKVFLPVAFGMVAISLFLVLAPIVWSPKVQYIYASIFMLGGLLLYVPFVHFKIHFAFIDKITCYLQLLLEVSPPHYKSE